The Psychrilyobacter piezotolerans nucleotide sequence CGCCTAGTCTATTTGTTCCGTGAATACCACCTACAATCTCTCCTGCAGCATAAAGACCTTTTATTATATTTCCTTCAATATCTAGAACTTCATTCCTGCTATTTATCCTTATTCCACCCATGGTATGATGAACCGCTGGTGCGACAGTTTGAATATAAAAAGGTCCTTTTTCTATCTTTACAAGGTTTCCTCTTCTATTAAACTCTTGATCTTTGCCATTTTCCACAGAGGAATTATAGGTGTTTATAGTCTCCTTCAGTGTGTCTAAATTTATATCCAGTTTTTTACTGCATTCCTCTATACTACCCTCTATAAATAAATCAGCTCTTTTTAAGCTGTTTACCTCTGCTTTATTTTCAGTTGTTCTATTTGCAACAGCTTCTACTTCCTGTGCCCATACAAGGTATCCGACTCCTCCATTTTGAGCTAGGATAGCTTGAGAGACTACGTCTCTTCTCTCTAATTCTTCTACAAATCTTTTTCCTGATCTATTGACCAGGATTGCACCATCAAACCTGGAACCGCCTACATGGGATAATGCCCCGGTTAGAGGGTTAGCAATAGGAAAGGTCTGTATATATGACATATGGACAAAATCTACTCCAATTTTTTCACACATGAGGTGACCGTCTCCGGTTATCCCGCTTTGATTAGTTGTTTTATATCTTTCATCCAGCTCAGGGTTATATTTTTTTCTCATCTCTATATTTCCAGAGAACCCCCCTGTTGCAAAGATTACACCTCTGCTGCCAAAAAATTCTACCGTCTTTCCTTCACTAACAGCACAAATACCAATGACTTCATTATCCTTTGTTATTATCTCCTTGGCTTCCACTCCTGTTCTGATCTCTACACCCAGATTTTCAGCTTTTTTTCTTAATTTAGAGATCAATTCTACGGCATATTTACCTTTAAATACCGCTGCTCTTGGAACAGTATGCCCTCCAAAATGAATAAGTTCATCTTTTTTAAATTCTACCCCGACTTCTTCCTTGAGCCACTTATATGTATCCAGGGCATTTTCAGACAAGATCTTAAATAATTCTTTATTGTTCTCACCATCTCCTCCAACAAGAGCGTCGTTGTAGTAGAGTTCAGAATTGTCTTCTATTTTTTTAGCCTTCTGAGCATCACTTCCAGGAATGTTTATTCCACCCATGGATACCAATGTGTTCCCGC carries:
- a CDS encoding flavocytochrome c — its product is MKKYKDGSFKGIGIGYAGEIEALVTVLHGKIHSIEFLSHNETPVISEPAFNLVPAEIIEKNTIMVPNVKGCSMSSRGIKEAVMNALVLSGEDKDTLIKEVKGAENLDKIFVTKNKFKPSENFDIVIVGGGGAGLSAAISASNLGAKVVLLEKMAAVGGNTLVSMGGINIPGSDAQKAKKIEDNSELYYNDALVGGDGENNKELFKILSENALDTYKWLKEEVGVEFKKDELIHFGGHTVPRAAVFKGKYAVELISKLRKKAENLGVEIRTGVEAKEIITKDNEVIGICAVSEGKTVEFFGSRGVIFATGGFSGNIEMRKKYNPELDERYKTTNQSGITGDGHLMCEKIGVDFVHMSYIQTFPIANPLTGALSHVGGSRFDGAILVNRSGKRFVEELERRDVVSQAILAQNGGVGYLVWAQEVEAVANRTTENKAEVNSLKRADLFIEGSIEECSKKLDINLDTLKETINTYNSSVENGKDQEFNRRGNLVKIEKGPFYIQTVAPAVHHTMGGIRINSRNEVLDIEGNIIKGLYAAGEIVGGIHGTNRLGGNAITDILVFGKRAGEKIMK